Proteins found in one Labrenzia sp. VG12 genomic segment:
- a CDS encoding VOC family protein translates to MNAIGWFDIFVEDLDRAVSFYETVLARKLEPIGDPTGETRMMSFPAEMSAYGAGGALTKSPHAGPGAGGTIVYFNAEDCAIEEARVAGAGGQVIRPKFSIGEYGWVSLCQDTEGNLFGISSMT, encoded by the coding sequence ATGAACGCAATCGGATGGTTTGACATCTTTGTTGAGGATCTCGATCGGGCGGTCTCGTTTTACGAAACCGTGCTGGCGCGCAAGCTGGAGCCGATCGGTGATCCGACAGGCGAAACCCGGATGATGAGTTTTCCGGCGGAGATGAGCGCCTATGGCGCGGGCGGCGCCCTCACCAAGTCGCCGCATGCCGGGCCTGGCGCTGGCGGAACAATTGTCTATTTCAACGCCGAAGACTGCGCAATTGAAGAAGCCCGTGTCGCAGGGGCCGGCGGTCAGGTGATCCGGCCGAAATTCTCGATCGGCGAATATGGCTGGGTGAGCCTCTGCCAGGACACGGAAGGCAATCTCTTCGGCATCAGCTCGATGACATGA
- a CDS encoding nuclear transport factor 2 family protein, which yields MTPKELVLALMTAAFVDHDPEAARPYLAPDYIQHNPAIETGAEGLLNAIPFIAQSGMSMTTHRVITEGDYVVLHNSYENADAFGAPALVAFDVFRVEDGVVAEHWDNLQPRPETTVSGRSMTDGPTEITDLDKTEANKQLVVGFVRDVLGGAAPEKVADYMDPAVYMQHNPNIADGLNGLLVAIEAYAEEGMVITKFEPQIVVAEGNFVFVASDAVMGGEPWAFFDLWRVADGKIVEHWDVVSPIPAEMAHDNGKF from the coding sequence ATGACACCCAAAGAACTCGTTCTTGCCCTGATGACCGCTGCCTTTGTCGATCACGACCCGGAAGCTGCCCGGCCGTATCTGGCGCCGGATTACATCCAGCACAATCCCGCCATCGAGACCGGTGCGGAGGGCCTGTTGAACGCGATCCCGTTCATTGCCCAGTCGGGCATGTCCATGACGACACACCGCGTGATCACCGAGGGCGATTATGTCGTTCTGCACAACTCTTACGAAAACGCCGACGCGTTCGGCGCGCCGGCACTGGTCGCTTTCGATGTCTTCCGCGTTGAAGATGGCGTGGTCGCCGAGCATTGGGACAATCTGCAGCCACGACCGGAAACCACCGTCTCCGGCCGGTCAATGACCGACGGTCCGACTGAAATCACGGACCTCGACAAGACGGAGGCAAACAAGCAGCTTGTGGTTGGATTTGTGCGTGATGTGCTTGGCGGGGCGGCACCGGAAAAGGTTGCCGACTACATGGATCCGGCGGTCTACATGCAGCACAATCCGAACATTGCCGATGGTTTGAACGGACTGCTTGTGGCCATTGAGGCCTATGCGGAAGAAGGCATGGTGATTACCAAATTCGAGCCACAGATCGTTGTCGCGGAAGGTAATTTTGTCTTTGTTGCCTCCGATGCCGTCATGGGGGGAGAACCCTGGGCCTTTTTCGACCTTTGGCGGGTGGCCGACGGCAAGATCGTCGAACACTGGGATGTGGTCTCGCCCATCCCGGCCGAAATGGCACATGACAACGGCAAGTTTTGA
- a CDS encoding L,D-transpeptidase: MKLRRSTPARALAGLAGAAILSVAAASAATARDTAPETAENPANEAPLHMLVSLDEQQIQVYRGTDLIETSPISSGKRGHSTPTGVFSILEKRRKHFSNLYDNAPMPFMQRLTWSGIALHVGKLPGYPASHGCIRMPRPFAKSLYSMTERGMHVVVTRGQAQPASIRHDVLPQPFVPETTVASLSSETIAADPALRGAIQETPLQASLPVSQPDNPHFDRPLRMIITPQKAPNKIMVLQRLLNQMGYKAGPVDGVAGRKTRAAISLYQEGADLPVTGNITKGLEARIYADAGYEKPQNATLRIRRKFRDVYSAPVTVRNIEREIGTHVFTALDFEQGDKSVEWIAVSAEGERGGSSMDILNRIDMPEKVALEVSKMLTPGTSLTITDRSFKRNTGLGTDFVVITR; the protein is encoded by the coding sequence ATGAAATTGCGCCGGAGCACACCTGCGCGCGCTTTGGCCGGACTGGCCGGCGCAGCGATCTTGTCGGTTGCCGCGGCCTCTGCTGCCACCGCGCGGGACACTGCTCCGGAGACTGCCGAAAATCCGGCAAATGAAGCGCCGCTGCATATGCTGGTGTCGCTCGATGAACAGCAGATCCAGGTCTATCGCGGCACGGATCTGATCGAAACCTCGCCGATTTCCTCCGGCAAACGCGGTCACAGCACCCCGACCGGGGTCTTCTCCATTCTGGAAAAACGGCGCAAGCATTTTTCCAACCTTTACGACAATGCACCAATGCCGTTCATGCAGCGCCTGACCTGGTCCGGTATTGCGCTGCATGTGGGCAAACTTCCGGGATACCCGGCCTCCCACGGCTGCATTCGCATGCCGCGCCCTTTTGCCAAGTCGCTCTACAGCATGACCGAACGCGGCATGCATGTGGTGGTGACCAGGGGCCAGGCGCAGCCGGCTTCCATCCGTCACGATGTCCTGCCGCAACCCTTTGTGCCGGAAACGACGGTTGCAAGCCTTTCCAGCGAGACCATTGCCGCAGATCCGGCCTTGCGGGGGGCGATCCAGGAAACGCCGCTGCAGGCCAGCCTGCCGGTTTCCCAACCGGACAATCCGCATTTCGACCGTCCGCTGCGCATGATCATCACGCCGCAGAAGGCGCCGAACAAGATCATGGTGCTGCAGCGCCTATTGAACCAGATGGGCTACAAGGCGGGTCCGGTTGACGGCGTTGCCGGCCGTAAGACGCGTGCCGCCATCAGCCTCTATCAGGAAGGCGCCGACCTGCCGGTCACGGGCAATATCACCAAGGGTCTCGAAGCCCGGATCTATGCCGATGCCGGCTACGAGAAACCTCAAAATGCAACCTTGCGCATTCGCCGCAAGTTCCGGGATGTCTACTCCGCGCCGGTCACGGTCAGGAACATCGAGCGTGAGATCGGTACGCATGTCTTCACGGCACTGGATTTTGAGCAAGGCGACAAATCCGTCGAGTGGATTGCCGTCTCGGCCGAAGGCGAGCGCGGCGGCTCTTCCATGGACATCCTTAACCGGATCGACATGCCGGAGAAGGTTGCTCTTGAAGTATCAAAAATGCTGACACCGGGCACGTCGCTGACGATCACCGACCGCAGTTTCAAGCGCAACACAGGGCTTGGCACCGACTTCGTGGTGATCACGCGCTGA
- a CDS encoding helix-turn-helix domain-containing protein: MLPIGVESKAEASTCPIRSVLSNVTGKWRMIIVLALEDGPMRFGAIKRCIGDVTQRVLTENLRGLQRDGYLTRSVDPGPPVAVSYELTPLGRSLLEMLKPLVFWSHEQMEQVKTARLAYDREQAKD, from the coding sequence ATGCTCCCGATTGGCGTTGAAAGCAAAGCCGAAGCCTCGACATGTCCGATCCGCTCGGTGCTGTCGAATGTGACCGGCAAATGGCGGATGATCATTGTGTTGGCGCTGGAAGACGGGCCAATGCGGTTTGGAGCTATCAAGCGCTGTATCGGTGACGTGACACAACGTGTCCTGACGGAAAACCTGCGCGGCCTTCAGCGTGATGGCTATCTGACCCGGAGCGTCGACCCCGGGCCTCCTGTCGCGGTTTCCTATGAACTGACACCGCTCGGCCGAAGCCTCCTGGAGATGCTGAAACCGCTCGTGTTCTGGTCACATGAGCAGATGGAACAGGTCAAAACCGCTCGCCTCGCCTACGACAGGGAGCAGGCAAAGGATTAG
- a CDS encoding DUF3419 family protein has protein sequence MAQSTLTASKKRLKNAVHRSEASSREGILERLFTFAFKGLVYPQIWEDPDVDMKALRLTPDSRMITIASGGCNVMSYLTANPAEITAVDLNRAHVALGRLKLAAAKHFPNYETFYRFFGEADEKANVAAYQRFLKDTLDPETIAYWEGRDLANWGRKRITLFSRDLYHHGLLGYCIGMGHLVAKLYGIDPKHMVRTKSLEEQRSFFDKSLAPLFDKRLVRWATSKKMSLYGLGIPPAQYDALVSANAEGDMSAVLKDRLEKLACDFTMQDNYFAWQAFGRGYAPNSTESTGESGPLPPYLKRAHYEEIRQRAGRVRVLNRNFTEHLQSVADNTLDAYVLLDAQDWMTDHQLNALWSEITRTARPGARVIFRTAAEPTLLPGRVADEILNRWTYEEAESLELGRQDRSSIYGGFHLYVYNG, from the coding sequence ATGGCGCAGAGCACGCTCACGGCTTCTAAGAAACGGCTTAAGAACGCGGTTCACCGGTCCGAGGCCTCGTCCCGCGAAGGGATCCTGGAGCGCCTGTTCACCTTTGCCTTCAAGGGGCTGGTCTATCCGCAGATCTGGGAAGACCCGGATGTCGATATGAAAGCCCTGCGACTGACACCGGACAGCCGGATGATCACCATCGCCTCTGGCGGCTGCAACGTGATGTCCTATCTGACGGCCAATCCGGCGGAGATCACCGCGGTCGATCTCAACCGGGCCCATGTCGCGCTCGGCCGGCTGAAACTGGCGGCAGCCAAACATTTCCCGAACTACGAGACCTTCTACCGGTTCTTCGGCGAAGCGGACGAAAAGGCGAATGTGGCGGCTTATCAGCGGTTTTTGAAGGACACGCTCGATCCGGAAACGATCGCCTACTGGGAAGGCCGCGATCTGGCGAACTGGGGCCGCAAGCGCATCACCCTGTTCTCGCGTGACCTTTATCACCATGGGCTCCTGGGTTACTGCATCGGTATGGGCCATTTGGTGGCAAAGCTCTACGGTATCGATCCCAAACACATGGTCCGGACCAAGTCGCTCGAAGAGCAACGGTCCTTTTTCGACAAGTCCCTGGCGCCGCTGTTCGACAAGCGTCTTGTGCGCTGGGCGACGTCCAAGAAGATGTCGCTCTACGGTCTCGGCATTCCACCGGCACAATATGACGCGCTGGTTTCCGCCAATGCGGAGGGGGACATGTCTGCCGTGCTCAAGGACCGCCTTGAAAAGCTGGCCTGCGATTTTACCATGCAGGACAACTATTTTGCCTGGCAGGCCTTTGGCCGCGGCTATGCGCCGAACTCAACGGAATCCACCGGCGAATCCGGACCGCTGCCACCCTATCTGAAACGCGCGCACTACGAGGAAATCCGCCAGCGCGCCGGCCGCGTGCGCGTGCTCAACCGGAACTTTACCGAGCACCTGCAGTCTGTCGCCGACAATACGCTCGACGCCTATGTGCTGCTGGACGCCCAGGACTGGATGACCGATCACCAGCTCAATGCGCTCTGGAGCGAGATCACAAGAACGGCGCGCCCTGGTGCGCGGGTGATCTTCCGCACAGCGGCCGAGCCGACCCTGCTGCCCGGCCGTGTTGCAGACGAGATCCTGAACCGCTGGACCTATGAAGAAGCGGAGAGCCTTGAGCTTGGCCGCCAGGACCGGTCCTCGATCTATGGTGGCTTCCACCTCTACGTCTATAACGGCTGA
- a CDS encoding class I SAM-dependent methyltransferase yields the protein MSEAVETARLMDAVYRHQRHFYDLTRKYYLLGRDLLIDELQPPQGGNVLELGCGTGRNLIAAARRYPGARFYGLDISRHMLETAEKNIAKAGLSDRITLIEGDAANPAATEGLDVPAFDRVMYSYTLSMIPIWREALAAGTARLQEGGRIHVVDFGQQQRLPGWFRKLLFRWLTSFHVTPRAELEAELQGLAAKAGARLDFRPLYRGYADYAVMTRG from the coding sequence ATGAGCGAAGCTGTCGAAACAGCCCGGCTGATGGACGCCGTCTATCGCCACCAGCGCCATTTCTACGACCTGACCCGCAAATACTATCTGCTCGGCCGGGACCTTCTGATCGACGAGTTGCAGCCGCCGCAAGGTGGCAACGTGCTGGAACTCGGCTGCGGCACCGGCCGCAACCTGATTGCAGCCGCCAGACGCTATCCCGGTGCCCGCTTCTATGGTCTCGATATTTCCCGGCACATGCTGGAGACAGCGGAAAAGAACATCGCCAAGGCAGGCCTGAGTGACCGGATCACCCTGATCGAGGGGGATGCCGCCAATCCGGCCGCAACCGAAGGCCTTGATGTCCCGGCCTTCGACAGGGTGATGTATTCCTACACCTTGTCCATGATCCCGATCTGGCGGGAGGCCCTGGCCGCAGGGACGGCCCGGCTGCAGGAGGGCGGCCGCATTCATGTGGTCGATTTCGGCCAGCAGCAGCGATTGCCCGGCTGGTTCCGAAAACTGCTCTTCAGGTGGCTGACGTCCTTCCACGTGACGCCGCGCGCAGAACTGGAAGCGGAATTGCAAGGCCTGGCCGCAAAGGCCGGTGCGCGTCTGGATTTTCGCCCGCTCTACCGTGGTTATGCGGATTATGCGGTCATGACCAGGGGCTGA